The following coding sequences lie in one Gammaproteobacteria bacterium genomic window:
- a CDS encoding response regulator yields MRITNKPILLVEDDQVDVMTVRRALKELHVTNPLVERENGEEALAYLRDTRNAQPCIILLDLNMPIMNGIEFLQVVKNDSELKRLPVVMLTTSEEQQDKVNSFNLGVAGYMAKPVDYRQFVEVMRSINTYWTISEMPP; encoded by the coding sequence ATGAGGATAACCAATAAACCCATCCTCTTGGTGGAAGACGACCAGGTGGATGTCATGACGGTAAGGCGAGCCTTAAAAGAGCTGCACGTGACAAACCCGCTGGTGGAGAGGGAAAACGGCGAGGAGGCGCTGGCCTATCTGCGGGATACCCGTAATGCACAGCCGTGCATCATCCTGCTTGACCTCAACATGCCCATCATGAACGGCATTGAATTCCTGCAAGTAGTTAAGAACGATAGTGAGTTAAAGCGCCTTCCCGTCGTGATGCTCACCACATCGGAGGAACAGCAGGACAAGGTAAACAGTTTTAATCTTGGGGTTGCGGGTTACATGGCGAAACCGGTGGACTACCGGCAGTTCGTCGAGGTCATGCGCTCCATCAACACGTATTGGACCATCAGCGAAATGCCGCCATGA
- a CDS encoding EAL domain-containing protein produces the protein MTKTQIRVLVVDDDIVDRKACRRALAQHPEYDFVLSEAATGREGLQLAHAEHPDCILLDYRLPDLDGLEFLAELRDDTGEIPIPVLMLTGADNALIAVEAMKRGARDYLVKDIDRLYLELIPTVIERVLRERRMVVEKRQAEEKLSQAEAKYRTLVEQIPAIAYIAALDEAGAALYISPQIKALGFSKEEWLADPQIRLKQIHPDDLARVMEQFSLSRTSGNPLNCEYRMFARNGSLLWLRDEANIVRDEAGQPLFLQGVLVDITESKQVEEELRQHRHRLQELVANRTALLEKRTALLESANANLAKELEERRRAELALFEEKERALVTLESIGDAVITTDASGVISYLNPVAEQFTGWTNTEARGQRLEQVFNVVSEAAREPMESPVMRCLRGGHDTALVNHSILIRRDGAEMGIAERASAIHDKEGKIAGAVMVFRDVTQERNLAQQLSYQATHDPLTGLVNRREFERRMERVLAGSREDGSDHALCYLDLDQFKSVNDDCGHTAGDQLLVQLSAMLQARMRQRDTLARLGGDEFGILLEHCPVDQAWRVAEELLRAVQDFRFVCEGKTHTVGVSIGLVEVRGGEENLATVLNAADTACYQAKRQGRNRVYLYQAEDIGLAHRRSELEWVSCITQSLNEDGFRLYYQSIGVLIPHGGDRPLYEILLRMADKNGELILPEVFMPVAERYNLMPALDRWVVRHVISLLAGMHLKDKGINAPIYSINLSAASLTDNFTLDFIGEQLAEYDVPAHVLGFEVTETVALANLTHATHFLNKLKELGCCTTLDNFAGTFSTFASLKNLPLDFLKISGSIVKDIADDRVAQAVVEAVNQIAHVMVIQTVAQRAESEAILGTLRRLGVDHAQGYAISIPLPLNEAGKGSGKPFDGAAACLTGC, from the coding sequence ATGACTAAGACGCAGATCCGGGTGTTGGTTGTGGACGATGACATCGTCGACCGCAAGGCCTGCCGCAGGGCCCTCGCGCAGCATCCGGAGTACGACTTCGTACTTTCCGAGGCCGCGACGGGCAGGGAAGGTCTGCAACTCGCTCATGCCGAACACCCGGACTGTATTTTACTCGATTACCGCCTGCCGGACCTCGATGGTCTGGAATTCCTGGCGGAATTGCGCGATGACACGGGTGAGATACCGATCCCCGTTTTGATGCTTACCGGCGCCGACAATGCGCTGATCGCCGTGGAGGCGATGAAGCGAGGCGCGCGGGATTATTTGGTCAAGGATATAGACAGGCTGTACCTCGAACTGATTCCCACCGTCATTGAGCGGGTGCTGCGCGAGCGACGCATGGTGGTGGAGAAGCGGCAGGCTGAGGAGAAGCTGAGTCAGGCTGAGGCCAAATATCGAACCCTGGTCGAGCAGATTCCGGCGATTGCCTATATTGCGGCGCTGGACGAAGCCGGCGCCGCACTCTATATCAGCCCGCAGATTAAGGCTCTGGGTTTCTCCAAAGAGGAATGGCTCGCCGACCCGCAAATCCGTCTCAAGCAGATTCACCCGGATGACCTCGCGCGCGTTATGGAGCAGTTCTCGCTGAGCCGTACCAGCGGCAATCCGCTGAACTGCGAGTATCGGATGTTTGCACGCAATGGATCCCTATTGTGGCTCCGCGATGAGGCCAATATCGTGCGTGACGAAGCGGGCCAACCCCTGTTTCTGCAAGGTGTCCTTGTGGACATCACCGAGAGCAAGCAGGTGGAGGAAGAACTCCGGCAACACCGTCACCGTCTCCAAGAGTTGGTGGCCAATCGTACCGCCCTGCTGGAAAAGCGCACTGCCCTGCTGGAGTCGGCCAACGCCAATCTGGCCAAGGAGCTCGAGGAACGCAGACGGGCAGAGCTTGCGCTGTTTGAGGAGAAGGAGCGTGCGCTGGTCACGCTTGAGTCTATCGGCGACGCCGTTATCACCACCGATGCCAGCGGCGTTATCAGTTATCTTAATCCAGTTGCCGAGCAGTTCACCGGGTGGACTAACACGGAGGCGCGCGGACAGCGCCTGGAGCAGGTCTTCAATGTCGTCAGCGAGGCCGCGCGGGAGCCGATGGAAAGCCCGGTGATGCGCTGCCTGCGCGGGGGGCATGACACGGCTCTGGTCAACCACAGCATACTCATTCGCCGCGATGGTGCTGAAATGGGCATCGCCGAGCGGGCATCCGCCATTCACGATAAGGAAGGAAAGATTGCAGGCGCCGTTATGGTATTTCGCGATGTGACCCAGGAGCGCAATCTGGCTCAACAACTGTCCTACCAAGCCACTCATGACCCGCTCACCGGTCTCGTCAACCGCCGGGAGTTCGAGCGGCGTATGGAACGGGTCTTGGCGGGCTCTCGTGAAGACGGCTCCGATCATGCACTGTGTTATCTAGACCTGGATCAGTTCAAGTCGGTCAATGACGATTGCGGGCATACCGCTGGAGATCAACTGCTGGTTCAACTGAGCGCCATGTTGCAGGCAAGGATGCGGCAAAGAGACACGCTTGCCAGGCTGGGTGGGGATGAGTTTGGCATTCTGCTGGAGCATTGCCCGGTGGATCAGGCATGGCGTGTCGCCGAGGAGCTGTTAAGGGCCGTTCAGGATTTCAGGTTTGTGTGCGAGGGCAAGACCCACACCGTAGGGGTTAGTATTGGCCTCGTCGAGGTCCGGGGGGGCGAGGAAAATCTCGCCACCGTGCTGAACGCCGCCGACACAGCCTGCTACCAGGCGAAGAGACAAGGGCGCAATCGTGTCTATCTTTACCAGGCAGAGGACATCGGGCTCGCGCATCGGCGCAGTGAGCTGGAGTGGGTATCCTGCATCACTCAATCTCTCAATGAGGACGGGTTCCGGCTGTATTATCAATCTATCGGCGTGCTCATCCCTCATGGCGGGGATCGCCCTCTCTATGAGATTCTGCTGCGCATGGCGGATAAAAATGGAGAGCTTATCCTGCCTGAAGTATTCATGCCCGTTGCCGAACGTTACAATCTGATGCCGGCGCTAGACCGCTGGGTGGTGCGCCACGTCATTTCCTTATTGGCCGGCATGCATCTTAAAGACAAAGGAATAAATGCCCCCATCTACTCGATCAACCTTTCCGCGGCCTCGTTGACTGACAACTTCACCCTGGATTTTATCGGCGAGCAGCTCGCTGAATACGATGTCCCGGCTCATGTGCTGGGCTTCGAAGTTACCGAGACGGTGGCTTTGGCCAATCTTACCCACGCAACCCATTTCCTAAACAAGCTCAAAGAGTTGGGCTGCTGCACTACCTTGGATAACTTTGCCGGGACCTTTTCCACTTTCGCCTCTCTGAAAAATCTGCCGCTGGATTTCCTTAAGATCAGCGGCTCGATTGTGAAGGATATCGCCGATGACCGCGTTGCTCAGGCGGTGGTTGAAGCCGTCAACCAAATCGCACATGTCATGGTGATCCAAACCGTTGCCCAGCGTGCTGAGAGCGAGGCCATACTCGGGACGCTAAGGAGACTCGGGGTGGATCATGCGCAGGGCTATGCCATCTCCATTCCCCTCCCTCTAAATGAAGCCGGTAAAGGATCAGGAAAGCCATTTGACGGCGCAGCAGCGTGTCTGACAGGATGTTGA
- a CDS encoding threonylcarbamoyl-AMP synthase, with protein sequence MTIARAAEILRSGGVVAFPTETVYGLGADALNPQAVARVFAIKRRPPDHPLIVHLPDVSYLKDWACDIPRAAYRLAEKFWPGPLTLILKRAAIVPDNVTGGQDSVGLRVPGHPVALALLEKFGGAVAAPSANRFGHVSPTRAEHVREELGNEVDMILDGGPCQVGLESTIVSLLDVHPLILRPGVVSRSMLAEALGEEIEMGTAEKITLRAPGMLASHYAPRTPLHKVPAAELYERASALVTQGQRVGVLTRQEGAPKPVLSPFEGPGLYYYLLPDDPKDYAHELYDTLRKADARRLDMLLIEEPPQDEAWLAVRDRLTRAAT encoded by the coding sequence ATGACGATCGCGCGCGCCGCGGAAATATTGCGCAGCGGTGGGGTGGTCGCCTTTCCCACCGAGACCGTGTACGGCCTCGGTGCGGATGCGTTGAATCCCCAGGCGGTCGCGCGCGTCTTCGCCATCAAACGGCGTCCGCCCGATCATCCTCTCATCGTGCATCTGCCGGATGTCTCCTATCTTAAAGACTGGGCATGCGACATCCCTCGCGCGGCGTACCGGCTTGCCGAAAAATTCTGGCCGGGGCCTCTCACCCTGATTTTAAAACGTGCAGCGATCGTGCCGGACAACGTGACCGGCGGACAAGACAGCGTGGGCCTGCGCGTGCCGGGACATCCCGTGGCGCTGGCGCTGCTCGAAAAGTTCGGCGGCGCCGTCGCCGCGCCATCCGCCAACCGCTTCGGTCATGTCAGCCCCACGCGCGCCGAACATGTTCGGGAAGAACTGGGTAACGAGGTGGATATGATACTGGACGGCGGGCCTTGCCAGGTCGGACTGGAGTCCACTATCGTGAGCCTGCTGGATGTGCACCCGCTCATCTTGCGGCCGGGAGTCGTATCACGAAGCATGCTTGCCGAGGCGTTGGGCGAGGAGATCGAGATGGGGACGGCGGAGAAAATTACCCTGCGCGCACCGGGCATGCTGGCCTCGCATTACGCGCCGCGCACACCGCTACACAAGGTCCCCGCCGCGGAATTATATGAGCGCGCCTCTGCGCTGGTCACTCAAGGTCAACGGGTCGGAGTGCTCACGCGCCAGGAGGGCGCGCCTAAGCCTGTCCTGAGCCCCTTCGAAGGGCCGGGTCTGTATTATTATCTGCTTCCTGATGACCCAAAGGATTACGCTCATGAACTTTACGACACTTTGCGTAAGGCCGATGCACGACGATTGGACATGCTGCTCATCGAAGAGCCTCCGCAGGACGAGGCATGGCTTGCCGTGCGTGACCGGTTGACGCGCGCGGCGACATAG
- a CDS encoding carboxylating nicotinate-nucleotide diphosphorylase, with the protein MHRTQAVFQQPVNTPVEKEINPAVHRALAEDIGSGDLTAALIPESAVAEARVISREAAILCGTAWFDAVFHELSRPVEINWRVRDGEYTTAGQTVCTLRGPARALLTGERTALNFLQTLSGIATVARRYADAVRGTGVKVLDTRKTLPGLRYAQKYAVRCGGCYNHRMGLYDGVLIKENHIRAAGSITAALRAAQDLANGALVEIEVRTLEELREALEAGAKRILLDNFTLDDLRRAVAENHGRAKLEASGGVTLENIRLIAETGVDFISVGDLTKNIKAVDLTLLFS; encoded by the coding sequence ATGCACCGCACGCAGGCTGTTTTTCAACAGCCAGTTAACACTCCGGTAGAGAAGGAAATAAACCCTGCTGTGCACCGTGCTCTTGCTGAGGACATCGGCAGCGGTGATCTCACTGCGGCGCTGATTCCAGAGAGTGCGGTAGCCGAGGCGCGGGTCATCAGCCGCGAAGCAGCTATATTGTGCGGTACGGCCTGGTTCGATGCGGTATTTCATGAACTGAGCCGCCCCGTGGAGATCAACTGGCGAGTGCGCGATGGTGAATATACGACAGCCGGTCAAACAGTATGCACGCTGCGTGGCCCTGCCCGCGCCTTGCTCACCGGCGAACGTACCGCGCTGAATTTTCTGCAAACGTTGTCCGGTATCGCGACCGTTGCGCGCCGCTATGCGGATGCAGTCCGAGGCACCGGGGTGAAGGTGCTGGATACCCGCAAGACCTTGCCGGGCCTGCGCTATGCCCAGAAATACGCCGTGCGATGCGGGGGTTGCTATAACCACCGTATGGGGTTATACGACGGCGTCCTGATTAAGGAAAATCACATCCGTGCTGCGGGCTCAATCACAGCGGCGCTGCGCGCCGCTCAGGATCTCGCTAACGGTGCTTTGGTCGAGATCGAAGTGAGAACGCTCGAGGAACTGCGCGAGGCGTTAGAGGCGGGCGCAAAACGCATACTGCTGGATAATTTCACTCTGGATGATTTACGCCGGGCGGTGGCCGAGAATCACGGGCGCGCAAAATTAGAAGCTTCGGGCGGCGTCACTTTGGAAAATATCCGCCTTATCGCGGAAACAGGGGTGGATTTTATCTCAGTGGGCGATCTCACCAAAAATATCAAGGCAGTGGATTTGACTCTGCTTTTTTCCTAA
- a CDS encoding PAS domain S-box protein, producing the protein MFEHVLEGKSFRWLLESATDAMVVVDQEGRIVLLNPPVERLFGYAREELLGRTIEALIPERFHEMHKVHRMAYSSHPNMRPMGLEFELYGRRKDGAEFPVEVSLSPLQTERGLLVMASIHDISRRKQAERALAEQAVQLRESEARMHAIVNTAADGIIVINEHGIIDRFNPVAERMFGYTEAEVMGKNVSMLMPTPYHEEHDGYIARYLKTGEKRIIGMGREVVGLRKDGATFPMDLAVGEMRFGERRMFTGILRDITERKQAQERQAQLVQELESANEELKNFAYVVSHDLKAPLRAIGSLADWLSTDYADKFDSEGKEHMGLLMSRVHRMGNLIDGILQYSRVGRVKETRVTVDLNALVHEVIDLLSPPEHITITIEHSLPTVVMEKTRIQQVFQNLLSNAIQYMDKDQGVITIDCVAEQGNWKFSVSDNGPGIEERHFEKIFQLFQTLTPRDRVESTGVGLALVKKIVEMYGGRIWVESKLGTGSRFFLTLPRVAVGK; encoded by the coding sequence ATGTTTGAGCACGTACTAGAAGGCAAGAGTTTCCGGTGGTTACTGGAATCCGCAACGGATGCGATGGTCGTTGTTGACCAAGAGGGCAGGATAGTCCTGCTCAATCCGCCGGTGGAAAGGCTGTTCGGATACGCGCGCGAAGAATTGCTCGGCAGAACCATTGAAGCCTTGATCCCGGAACGTTTCCATGAGATGCATAAGGTGCACCGCATGGCTTATTCATCTCATCCCAATATGCGCCCGATGGGGCTTGAGTTTGAGCTTTACGGGAGACGCAAGGACGGTGCCGAGTTCCCGGTCGAGGTGAGCCTGAGTCCACTGCAAACCGAACGTGGTCTGCTGGTCATGGCCTCTATCCATGATATCAGCCGCCGTAAGCAGGCGGAGCGGGCGCTGGCTGAGCAGGCGGTGCAGTTGCGCGAAAGCGAGGCGCGCATGCACGCCATTGTTAATACCGCAGCGGATGGTATCATCGTGATCAATGAGCACGGCATTATTGACCGCTTCAATCCGGTGGCCGAACGTATGTTCGGTTATACGGAGGCCGAGGTGATGGGGAAAAACGTCTCCATGCTCATGCCCACTCCCTACCATGAAGAACACGATGGCTACATTGCCAGGTATCTGAAAACGGGTGAAAAACGCATCATTGGGATGGGAAGAGAGGTGGTCGGTTTGCGCAAGGACGGGGCGACCTTTCCGATGGATCTCGCGGTGGGCGAGATGCGCTTTGGTGAGCGGCGCATGTTCACGGGTATTTTACGCGATATCACCGAGCGCAAGCAGGCGCAAGAGCGCCAGGCCCAACTTGTCCAGGAACTAGAGAGCGCCAACGAGGAATTAAAGAATTTCGCCTATGTGGTTTCTCATGATCTAAAGGCCCCGCTGCGGGCCATCGGTTCGCTGGCGGACTGGCTGTCAACGGATTACGCAGACAAATTTGATAGTGAAGGAAAGGAACACATGGGGTTGCTCATGAGCAGGGTGCACCGCATGGGAAACCTCATAGATGGCATACTGCAATACTCCAGGGTCGGCCGAGTCAAAGAAACGCGTGTCACAGTAGACCTCAACGCCCTGGTGCATGAAGTGATTGATCTGCTCTCACCGCCGGAGCACATCACCATCACCATCGAACATAGCTTACCGACCGTGGTCATGGAAAAGACCCGTATCCAGCAGGTTTTTCAAAACCTCTTGAGCAACGCCATCCAATACATGGACAAGGATCAGGGGGTAATCACCATTGACTGTGTGGCCGAGCAGGGCAACTGGAAATTTAGCGTGAGCGATAACGGCCCCGGGATTGAAGAACGGCATTTTGAAAAGATCTTCCAGTTATTCCAAACCCTGACGCCGCGTGATAGGGTGGAAAGCACCGGCGTCGGGCTTGCGCTGGTCAAGAAGATAGTCGAGATGTACGGTGGCAGGATATGGGTCGAGTCTAAGCTCGGCACAGGGAGCCGCTTTTTCCTCACCCTGCCCAGGGTGGCGGTAGGCAAATAA
- the nhaA gene encoding Na+/H+ antiporter NhaA has product MHDKPQIEKTEAPPADETKPGVYLAPWERSFRKIISPFEEFIKNQTTASVILMVCLVIALMIANSPLADIYQRIITMPIAITAGDFVLEKSVHHWVNEGLMALFFFVVGLEIKRAILVGELSSPRKAALPIVAALGGMIAPALLYYGVNPEGFASRGWGIPMATDIAFAVGALVLLGRRIPRSLVMFLVALAIADDLGAVLIIALFYTEQIAGLYLVAALALFLLLIVFNLGGIRHPVPYFIIAFLLWLMLLKSGVHATIAGVLGAFTVPARFKYDTARFSRHIRELMDRFDANQRPDRDIRTNDAQRIILQTLERDIELVDTPLQRLEHLYHLPVALLVIPVFALVNAGIPIAFETAGTALYHPVTLGVMSGLVFGKFLGITGSCWLALKLNIGQLPEHTEFRHIAGVSLLAGIGFTMSLFIAELAFAEHAEYLLMAKLGILCASLAAAVLGYGWLLMTTRRTMET; this is encoded by the coding sequence ATGCACGACAAACCACAAATCGAGAAAACAGAAGCGCCCCCGGCGGACGAAACCAAACCGGGCGTGTATCTCGCCCCTTGGGAGCGCTCGTTCAGAAAAATCATCTCTCCCTTCGAAGAGTTCATCAAGAACCAGACCACCGCCAGTGTCATCCTGATGGTCTGTCTGGTCATCGCCTTGATGATCGCAAATTCTCCCCTGGCGGACATTTATCAACGGATCATCACTATGCCGATCGCCATAACGGCCGGTGATTTCGTTTTGGAAAAAAGCGTCCATCACTGGGTCAATGAAGGCCTGATGGCGCTGTTTTTTTTCGTGGTGGGACTCGAGATTAAGCGCGCCATCCTGGTCGGAGAACTTTCCAGTCCCCGGAAAGCCGCGTTACCCATCGTGGCGGCGCTGGGCGGGATGATCGCCCCCGCGTTGCTGTATTACGGGGTTAATCCTGAAGGCTTTGCTTCGCGCGGCTGGGGGATTCCCATGGCCACCGACATCGCCTTTGCGGTCGGGGCGCTGGTGCTGCTCGGCCGCCGTATTCCCCGCTCGCTGGTGATGTTTCTGGTGGCGCTGGCGATTGCGGATGATTTGGGCGCGGTGTTGATCATCGCGCTGTTTTATACGGAACAGATCGCCGGCCTTTATCTGGTTGCGGCGCTCGCGCTGTTTCTGCTTCTGATCGTGTTCAACCTGGGCGGAATCCGCCACCCCGTGCCGTACTTTATCATCGCCTTTTTACTCTGGCTGATGCTGCTGAAATCGGGCGTGCACGCCACCATCGCCGGTGTGCTGGGGGCCTTCACCGTTCCCGCGCGCTTTAAATATGACACCGCGCGTTTCAGCCGCCATATCCGCGAGCTTATGGATCGCTTCGACGCAAATCAACGCCCCGATAGGGACATCCGCACCAATGATGCGCAGCGGATTATTTTACAAACCCTGGAGCGCGACATCGAATTGGTGGACACGCCGCTGCAACGCCTGGAACACCTCTATCATCTGCCGGTGGCGTTATTGGTGATTCCGGTCTTTGCATTGGTCAATGCCGGTATACCCATTGCGTTTGAAACAGCCGGAACGGCTTTGTATCATCCTGTGACCCTGGGTGTAATGTCCGGTTTGGTATTCGGCAAATTTCTTGGCATCACGGGCAGTTGCTGGCTGGCTCTTAAGTTGAATATCGGACAACTGCCGGAACACACGGAATTCCGCCACATCGCCGGCGTAAGCCTGCTGGCGGGCATCGGATTTACCATGTCCTTGTTCATCGCCGAACTGGCCTTTGCGGAGCACGCAGAGTATCTGTTGATGGCAAAATTGGGAATTTTATGCGCCTCGCTGGCGGCGGCCGTGCTAGGTTATGGATGGTTGTTAATGACCACTCGGCGAACTATGGAAACATAA
- a CDS encoding phosphoribosylaminoimidazolesuccinocarboxamide synthase → MPTSSITLFQSDIRSLPLLHRGKVRDIYEVDDKHILIVTTDRLSAFDVVLPTPIPGKGEVLNTLSLFWFQMLNYMMPNHLTEIVPEDVVKGDDERGQVAGRSVVTRKIKPLPIEAVVRGFLAGSAWKEYQDRGTVGGRPMMPGMVESAWIPEALFTPTTKANDGAHDEPISIEKMEEMIGADLTREVEAMSLTLYLEAMKYASTRGIIIADTKFEFGLDEQGELTLIDEVLTPDSSRFWSVESYKPGSHPPSFDKQYVRDYLESIGWNKQPPAPELPPEVVARTAEKYRQALHTLMDDSGSER, encoded by the coding sequence CTGCCAACCTCCTCCATCACCTTGTTCCAATCGGATATTCGCAGTCTGCCCCTTTTGCATCGTGGCAAGGTGCGTGACATCTATGAGGTGGATGATAAACATATTCTCATTGTGACGACCGACCGGTTGTCCGCCTTCGATGTGGTGCTGCCGACGCCGATCCCGGGAAAGGGTGAAGTGTTGAACACGTTGTCGCTCTTCTGGTTCCAGATGCTGAATTATATGATGCCTAACCATCTCACTGAGATCGTGCCGGAAGACGTGGTCAAAGGTGATGATGAGCGCGGACAAGTCGCTGGGCGGTCTGTCGTGACCCGCAAGATCAAACCGTTGCCTATCGAGGCGGTGGTGCGCGGCTTTCTGGCGGGCTCAGCCTGGAAGGAATATCAGGATCGTGGCACGGTGGGGGGGCGGCCGATGATGCCCGGCATGGTGGAGTCCGCCTGGATACCCGAGGCGCTGTTTACTCCGACCACCAAGGCCAATGACGGCGCACACGACGAGCCGATCAGCATCGAAAAGATGGAGGAAATGATAGGCGCGGATTTGACCCGCGAGGTGGAAGCCATGAGTCTCACCCTGTATCTGGAAGCCATGAAATATGCCAGCACCCGCGGCATCATCATCGCCGACACCAAGTTTGAGTTCGGACTGGATGAGCAGGGCGAACTCACCTTGATAGACGAAGTGCTGACGCCCGATTCGTCGCGCTTCTGGTCGGTTGAGAGCTATAAACCGGGCAGTCATCCGCCGAGTTTCGACAAACAATACGTGCGCGATTATTTGGAAAGCATCGGCTGGAACAAACAGCCTCCGGCGCCGGAGCTTCCTCCGGAGGTGGTGGCGCGCACCGCTGAGAAATACCGGCAGGCCCTGCATACGCTGATGGATGACAGCGGCAGTGAGAGATGA
- a CDS encoding TerC family protein: MPETIGTWWMWLGFILLVVVMLAVDMFMLGRQGAHKVSPKEAAAWSGVWVMTALLFNAGLWWYLDGSAGREFANQKALEFFTGYLIEKSLAVDNIFVFLMLFSYFAVPAEYQRRVLLYGVLGAIVMRAVMILLGAWLIAKFHWVLYLFGLFLLVTGIKMLVFAGHEPDLEKNPILRWMRGHLNITEQYHGERFFVLKNGIRYATPMFLVLVLIEVSDLIFAVDSIPAIFAITDDPFIVFTSNIFAILGLRALYFLLADVAGRFHLLKYGLALVLAFIGTKMLIVDFVKIPIATALGVVAIILTISIILSVWKTRPE; this comes from the coding sequence ATGCCGGAGACGATCGGAACCTGGTGGATGTGGTTGGGATTTATCCTGCTGGTGGTTGTCATGCTGGCCGTGGATATGTTTATGTTGGGCCGTCAGGGGGCTCATAAAGTTTCTCCTAAAGAAGCGGCGGCCTGGTCCGGGGTATGGGTGATGACCGCCCTCCTTTTTAACGCCGGTCTGTGGTGGTATCTCGACGGTTCAGCGGGGCGTGAGTTCGCTAATCAAAAGGCGTTGGAGTTTTTCACAGGCTATCTGATTGAGAAATCGCTGGCCGTGGATAACATCTTTGTGTTTTTGATGTTGTTCAGCTATTTTGCAGTCCCTGCAGAATATCAGCGCCGCGTGCTGCTCTACGGGGTGCTGGGTGCGATTGTGATGCGCGCCGTGATGATACTGCTCGGCGCCTGGCTGATCGCCAAGTTTCATTGGGTCCTTTATCTCTTTGGACTATTTCTGTTGGTGACAGGCATCAAGATGCTGGTTTTTGCCGGGCATGAGCCTGATCTGGAAAAAAATCCCATTCTGCGTTGGATGCGAGGTCACCTCAACATCACCGAGCAGTACCACGGCGAAAGATTTTTTGTGCTGAAAAACGGCATACGCTACGCCACACCCATGTTTCTGGTGCTGGTGCTGATTGAGGTGAGTGATCTCATCTTTGCGGTGGATAGCATCCCTGCCATCTTCGCCATCACCGATGATCCGTTTATCGTATTTACCTCGAATATTTTTGCTATCCTCGGCCTGCGCGCCCTGTACTTTCTGCTGGCCGATGTGGCGGGGCGCTTTCATCTCCTCAAATACGGGCTGGCCCTGGTGCTGGCCTTCATCGGCACCAAGATGTTGATTGTGGATTTTGTGAAGATACCGATAGCCACGGCGCTGGGTGTGGTGGCCATAATTTTAACGATATCCATTATCCTAAGCGTCTGGAAGACTCGCCCGGAGTAA